One segment of Ziziphus jujuba cultivar Dongzao chromosome 12, ASM3175591v1 DNA contains the following:
- the LOC107417561 gene encoding TMV resistance protein N isoform X2, producing MISETCSNSSFSSPWEYDVFLSFKEEDTGKSFTDHLYNALRQKGIFTFRDDDQKLGSLVPSKAIEESRFAIVVFSENYASSTRCLDVLVKIVECKKDLRLEAVFLVLYHMDPTQLIDESGKASFAERLQIFKDNVEKAKKWEAALTEVINLSRFRWDLKDRHETDFINEIVKDIWEKLNQTCPRGDTELLVGMGSRMKKMDSLLDIELDDVRIIGIFGSQGIGKTTLAHQVFERVKHKFDAGYTAFIANVSEECQKNGTVHLQKRLYKEHFKIQGYVRNDGPGKNLLRRRLHSKRVLIVLDDVDSSKQIQDLVGNWKVENWLGPGSRVIVTSENEGLLNQFGKKYIYKVDKLTDDEALQVLGMRAFADNYILDGYKEVCNNVVEIADGNPLTLVNLGNFLRGRSLEEWFDKIAMLKEVEHEDEDEECN from the exons ATGATCTCTGAAACATGTTCAAATTCATCATTTTCATCACCATGGGAATATGATGTGTTCCTGAGTTTCAAGGAGGAGGATACAGGCAAAAGCTTTACGGACCATTTGTACAATGCTTTGAGACAGAAAGGAATCTTTACATTCAGGGATGATGATCAAAAGCTTGGTTCTTTAGTACCCTCCAAAGCAATTGAAGAATCGAGATTCGCAATCGTTGTTTTCTCGGAAAATTATGCATCTTCGACTCGGTGCTTGGACGTACTTGTCAAGATTGTCGAATGCAAGAAGGATCTGCGACTGGAGGCTGtttttctagttttgtatcataTGGATCCAACCCAGCTGATTGATGAGTCTGGAAAGGCTAGCTTTGCTGAACGTCTACAAATTTTCAAAGACAATGTGGAGAAAGCGAAGAAATGGGAGGCGGCTTTAACGGAAGTGATCAATCTCTCTCGCTTTCGTTGGGATTTGAAAGACAG gcATGAGACGGATTTTATTAACGAAATTGTTAAAGATATATGGGAAAAGTTGAACCAAACATGCCCACGTGGTGATACCGAGTTATTAGTTGGAATGGGATCTCGCATGAAGAAAATGGATTCACTGTTGGATATAGAATTGGATGATGTTCGCATAATTGGGATATTTGGTTCACAAGGAATTGGTAAGACAACTCTTGCTCATCAAGTTTTTGAAAGGGTCAAACACAAATTTGATGCTGGATATACTGCTTTCATTGCCAACGTATCAGAGGAATGCCAAAAAAATGGTACAGTTCACTTACAAAAGCGTCTTTATAAAGAGCACTTCAAGATTCAAGGTTATGTACGGAATGATGGTCCGGGAAAGAATCTATTAAGGAGAAGACTGCATTCTAAAAGGGTGCTTATTGTTCTCGATGACGTCGATTCCTCCAAACAAATacaagatttagttggaaattggAAAGTTGAAAATTGGTTAGGTCCAGGTAGCAGAGTAATTgtaacaagtgaaaatgaagGCTTATTAAACCAATTTGGAAAGAAGTACATTTATAAAGTTGATAAATTAACCGATGATGAAGCTCTTCAAGTGTTAGGTATGAGAGCATTTGCAGATAACTATATTTTGGATGGGTACAAAGAGGTGTGCAACAATGTCGTAGAAATTGCTGATGGTAATCCTTTAACTCTTGTAAATCTTGGTAACTTCCTACGTGGGAGATCACTAGAAGAATGGTTCGACAAAATAGCTATGCTGAAGGAAGTTGAACACGAGGACGAAGACGAAGAATGCAATTAA
- the LOC107417561 gene encoding disease resistance protein Roq1 isoform X1, whose product MISETCSNSSFSSPWEYDVFLSFKEEDTGKSFTDHLYNALRQKGIFTFRDDDQKLGSLVPSKAIEESRFAIVVFSENYASSTRCLDVLVKIVECKKDLRLEAVFLVLYHMDPTQLIDESGKASFAERLQIFKDNVEKAKKWEAALTEVINLSRFRWDLKDRRESDFVQEIVKDVYEKLCPAIPSGNTDFLVGMACRMEKMDSLLDIGLDDVRTVGIWGMGGIGKTTIAHEVFDRIKDKFQASAFIDIKEEFLGNSTVQLQKHVHQILWNNIEDDTWEDIDYARMNLLRNKMRSRRVLIVLDDVDKLDHIESLVGSWKEQHDWLGPGSRVIVTTRNKHLLRSYGEKYIYQVDKLTDDEALQLLGHEAYQKNRNLNEFKVLYNKVVEYADGQPLALKRLGSFLVRENVDEWSEALVKLKENPIDDLFDTFKVSFDGLDNEDKKIFLDMACFFNGKDRHYVEEILQSQGFHPKIGIQVLIERSLITVVENKLWMPNLLQEFGRDIVAQRAKHTK is encoded by the exons ATGATCTCTGAAACATGTTCAAATTCATCATTTTCATCACCATGGGAATATGATGTGTTCCTGAGTTTCAAGGAGGAGGATACAGGCAAAAGCTTTACGGACCATTTGTACAATGCTTTGAGACAGAAAGGAATCTTTACATTCAGGGATGATGATCAAAAGCTTGGTTCTTTAGTACCCTCCAAAGCAATTGAAGAATCGAGATTCGCAATCGTTGTTTTCTCGGAAAATTATGCATCTTCGACTCGGTGCTTGGACGTACTTGTCAAGATTGTCGAATGCAAGAAGGATCTGCGACTGGAGGCTGtttttctagttttgtatcataTGGATCCAACCCAGCTGATTGATGAGTCTGGAAAGGCTAGCTTTGCTGAACGTCTACAAATTTTCAAAGACAATGTGGAGAAAGCGAAGAAATGGGAGGCGGCTTTAACGGAAGTGATCAATCTCTCTCGCTTTCGTTGGGATTTGAAAGACAG GCGTGAGTCAGATTTCGTTCAGGAAATTGTTAAAGATGTTTACGAAAAATTGTGTCCAGCAATCCCAAGTGGTAACACCGACTTTTTAGTTGGAATGGCTTGTCGTATGGAGAAAATGGATTCGTTGTTAGATATAGGGTTGGATGATGTTCGCACGGTCGGGATATGGGGTATGGGAGGTATTGGTAAGACGACTATAGCCCATGAAGTCTTTGATAGGATCAAAGATAAATTTCAAGCTAGCGCTTTCATCGACATAAAAGAGGAATTTTTAGGAAATAGTACAGTGCAATTACAAAAGCATGTTCACCAAATTTTATGGAACAACATTGAAGATGATACGTGGGAGGATATTGATTATGCAAGAATGAACCTATTAAGGAACAAAATGCGTTCCAGAAGGGTGCTTATCGTTTTAGATGATGTTGATAAGTTGGATCATATCGAATCTTTAGTGGGAAGTTGGAAAGAGCAGCATGATTGGTTAGGTCCAGGGAGTAGAGTTATTGTAACAACTAGAAATAAGCACTTGTTGCGGAGCTATGGAGAGAAATACATATACCAAGTTGATAAACTAACCGATGATGAAGCTCTTCAACTCTTAGGGCACGAAGCATACCAGAAAAACCGTAATTTAAATGAGTTTAAAGTGTTATACAACAAAGTGGTAGAATATGCTGATGGGCAGCCTCTTGCTCTTAAACGTTTGGGATCATTCTTAGTTAGAGAAAATGTTGATGAATGGTCAGAAGCATTAGTTAAATTAAAGGAAAATCCTATTGATGATCTTTTTGATACATTTAAAGTAAGTTTTGATGGATTAGATAATGaggataagaaaatatttttggacatGGCTTGTTTCTTCAATGGAAAGGATAGACATTATGtggaagaaatattacaaagtCAGGGATTTCACCCTAAGATAGGTATACAGGTGCTCATTGAGAGATCTCTAATCACTGTGGTAGAAAATAAGCTATGGATGCCTAATTTACTACAGGAATTTGGTCGGGATATTGTTGCTCAAAGAGCCAAGCACACTAAGTAG